A stretch of DNA from Coccidioides posadasii str. Silveira chromosome 4, complete sequence:
GCGGCTCAGCTACCAAGGGCCGCCAAGGCCGTTCAGGGACCACGTCGTTGTCCATGGGCAGGTAAAAGGCCGGTGGCGATAACTCAGCCCATTCAAACGTCACCGCTTTCAAAGCGCAAAGCCTTTAGGTGCGCTAAGAACCCCTTCATCCGCGCTGAAAAGATGTGTGCAAGAAGTGAGATCTCCGCAGTAGAAAGTGAAGCCGGGAGAGACATGAGCTGAGCGAACATAGGAAATACGAAATTTAATTAAATAGGCGTGGTCGGGGATGGTTCATGGTATCCACACCTAGGAGCTCATTGGAGTCCCGGGACAATAGTGGCAGACAGTGCTGATCCTCGTTTGCGCCTTGTATTCGAAAAGAAAAGTCCTCGCAACATGAATGGGTTTTGAGTTTTAGAAAACTCGAGATGACGATCAGCCTTCAAGCTCAGACTGTCGTGAATTTCCGATTGCCCCCTGAGGCTCAATGCTATATATTGCACACGACCCCGAGATGGAGGATCCTGTTTCGGATccaaatttctttcttttaaCACCGTGAACTATCTCCTCGACACTTGAGCTTCAAGACATCTCTCTCTACATAACCTTTTCCAGTTTATTTTTCTTCAGAAAGCCCCCCTATCAAGTCAATATGCAGTTCAAATCACTTGCTTTTCTCCTGCTCTCTGCGACTGCGCTTGCTTCCCCTGAGCCCGCTCAGAAGAGAGATGATTTAGATGAGATGTGAGTACCCAAACGCCCTTCTCTGATCCACGTCCATCTCCAGTCCAACTTACAATCGAACAAGCACATCTGCCATCAATGACATCACTTCAGCGATTCCAACGGATCTTTCGGGCCTGAAGAGCTTGTCTGCATATATTCCACCACCAGGCATTGCGTCCGTTCTCGCAACAGCTATCCCCTCTGACGTCCGCGAGAGCATCCAAGCCAACCCCACTGCTGCTCTTGAATTCAACAGCGCTCTTTACAGCAGCCTCAAAGCCGGTCAAACCCCAAGCTGGTATGAGGATCTTCCAGATGATGTGAAGAGCTATCTCAACAGAATTGCGCGTATCACCGGATCAGACGGCCCTCAGGCCACCGGCGCTGGCGAGCCTGCTCAAACTTCCGACAATTTTGCTCCCCGAGCCACTGGTGCCATTGCTGCCAGTGTTGCGGGTGCTGCTGGTCTCCTTGGTCTTGCCTTTGCTTTGTAAATAAAACGGCTTGACTTCTATTTCTTGAC
This window harbors:
- a CDS encoding uncharacterized protein (SECRETED:SignalP(1-17)~EggNog:ENOG410PZ1C), encoding MQFKSLAFLLLSATALASPEPAQKRDDLDEITSAINDITSAIPTDLSGLKSLSAYIPPPGIASVLATAIPSDVRESIQANPTAALEFNSALYSSLKAGQTPSWYEDLPDDVKSYLNRIARITGSDGPQATGAGEPAQTSDNFAPRATGAIAASVAGAAGLLGLAFAL